The genomic segment AGCGGTTGCAGGATCCCTTTCTAGGAGGAATTGTTATCGGTTTCTTCAACCGGGCAAAGGAATTGAAGGTCCGCTTCCTTCTTGATGAAGATAGTCTCTTAAAAAAACTCCCGAAACACTTAGAAAAAAACCATTTCGTTTCAATCATTGGAAACTTAGTTACAAATGCTTTCGAAGCGACCGACTCTTTTCCGGAAGAAAAACGAATGGTCCGCATCTTCATTCTGGATAACGGCGAAGAGATTTTAATTGAAGTTGAAGATTCAGGACATGGGATAGCTGATGAAGTGCTGGATGTACTCTTTCAAGAAAAGGTATCGACAAAAAATCAGAATCACCGTGGATATGGACTTATGAAAGTAGCAGAGAATGTGAAAAACCTCAGCGGTTCTATCACACTCGAAAAAGGAGATTTAGGCGGTGCATTGTTTATTATTTCCATACCGAAAGGAGGGTTTTCAGATGACAACTCTAATTGAAGTCTTAATTATTGAAGATGATTTACGAATTGCCGACATCCATCAGCGGTTCATCGAGAAAATAGAGGGCTTTACAGTCGTAGGTTCCGCGTATACCGGTGATGAAGCAAAAGATTGGATTTCAGCATTGTTGCCAGACCTCGTTTTGCTCGATGTCTATTTGCCCGATGTACTTGGTACAGAGCTAATGGATTTCATCCACAAAAACAGCCCTGAAACAGATATTATTTTCATCACCGCTGCGGCAGAGATTGAAGTTGTAAGAAAGGCATTTCGCCACGGAGTCATCGACTACATCCTAAAACCGCTCACATTCGATCGATTTAAGGAAAGCCTCCTTTCTTATAAAGTTAAAAGGGAAACACTTTCAGGTGTAGGACTCATACAGGAAGATTCCATCAAATCTCTTTGGAATAAAACGCTACCCGCTTCATCAAACCCTGATTTCATTCCACCAAAAGGGATTGACCCCATGACGAAAGAGAAAGTGGTCAGCCATATAAAAAATATAGAAGGCGGAATTACTGCAGAAGCACTTGGTTTGGAAATCGGCGTTAGCCGTTCGACCGCAAGACGTTATCTAGAATACCTCGTCTCAGAAAAACGTGCATTTACAGAACTTCTATACGGCTCAGTCGGGCGTCCCGAAAGAAGATACTTCATAAAAAAACGCTGAACAGTATGAACAAAATGATGTTTACTCTCATTATCGAACTTATAAACGATAACTTTTAATTGAATAAATATTCTGATAGATTGATGACAGCGAATGAAAACGCTGTCATCATTTTTAATTATAAGGGGGATTACATGAAGATGTGGAAGAAACTTACGACGGTTGCCCTAGCAAGTATCCTGGCACTCGGCCTCACAGCATG from the Sporosarcina psychrophila genome contains:
- a CDS encoding response regulator gives rise to the protein MTTLIEVLIIEDDLRIADIHQRFIEKIEGFTVVGSAYTGDEAKDWISALLPDLVLLDVYLPDVLGTELMDFIHKNSPETDIIFITAAAEIEVVRKAFRHGVIDYILKPLTFDRFKESLLSYKVKRETLSGVGLIQEDSIKSLWNKTLPASSNPDFIPPKGIDPMTKEKVVSHIKNIEGGITAEALGLEIGVSRSTARRYLEYLVSEKRAFTELLYGSVGRPERRYFIKKR